A region from the Halichondria panicea chromosome 11, odHalPani1.1, whole genome shotgun sequence genome encodes:
- the LOC135344282 gene encoding semaphorin-4A-like: protein CPTLLCRNGPIGSAVCVFTFNTQEDNNNIATVYNGDYLKHVSQQWVTESNYQPFTCEPGSRSLEDSRDIQLIKETVTSSNGPRPLLASEKYLFDKIVVSQVTALDNRTYDIVFVAAHSSDELVVLKASLSQGQEYHVIHSEVLGRPTHISEMQLSEEGHIYLTTNNGVYGLSVANCSAYIDYCSCVAARDPFCAYDTPSDTCVSVFGASMDSIQDITIGNTTYCRSTCEEVVTTQPSTQMPTTAGCVQSTTTESTSTTSASTSAPDTLSIGGIETSNSTPLKDHTWTIVGAVVGFVIGVFVGMLVTAFFFRRSPSLQKCSKAETKETRSRGSWERKKELYKPR, encoded by the exons tgTCCTACTCTATTATGCAGGAATGGTCCCATAGGGTCAGCTGTCTGTGTGTTCACGTTTAATACCCAAGAGGACAACAACAACATAGCCACTGTGTACAACGGAGACTATCTCAAACATGTTTCTCAACAATGGGTGACTGAAAGCAACTACCAGCCATTCACC TGTGAGCCTGGGAGCCGAAGCTTAGAAGATTCCCGTGATATTCAGCTGATAAAAGAGACGGTCACTTCGTCTAAcggaccacgcccactctTGGCCAGTGAGAAGTACCTGTTTGACAAGATTGTGGTATCACAAGTCACAGCTCTCGACAACAGGACTTATGACATCGTATTTGTTGCTGCTCACTCATCAG ATGAGCTAGTAGTCTTGAAGGCCTCTCTCTCACAAGGCCAAGAATATCATGTGATCCATTCCGAGGTGCTAGGCCGACCCACCCACATCTCTGAGATGCAACTGAGTGAGGAGGGACACATCTACCTCACCACTAACAACGGTGTCTATGGCCTCTCCGTGGCCAACTGCAGTGCTTATATCGACTACTGTTCGTGTGTGGCTGCTAGGGATCCGTTCTGTGCTTATGATACGCCATCTGATACTTGTGTGTCCGTTTTCGGTGCTAGCATGGACTCCATTCAAGACATCACTATTGGGAACACAACATACTGCCGAAGTACCTGTGAGGAGGTGGTCACAACACAGCCTTCCACACAGATGCCTACCACTGCTGGGTGTGTACAGAGCACTACTACAGAGTCCACTTCTACCACATCCGCTTCTACATCTGCACCAG ATACTCTGAGCATTGGTGGAATAGAGACCTCCAACTCGACACCTCTGAAGGACCACACTTGGACAATTGTGGGGGCTGTTGTTGGATTTGTGATTGGAGTATTTGTGGGCATGCTCGTCACAGCTTTCTTCTTCCGACGATCACCGTCACTCCAAAAATGCTCGAAGGCAGAGACGAAGGAGACACGATCTAGAGGATCATGGGAACGAAAGAAAGA GCTATACAAACCGAGATAG
- the LOC135344315 gene encoding serine/threonine-protein phosphatase 6 regulatory ankyrin repeat subunit B-like, with protein sequence MELIIGDQDFRSQLAQKMNAELNCDDLSDIKSNLYNARSKWEDIRLSLNIDLETLTCVKSLNRERHDDCLQEMLAHRLQATPSLTWRMLCECLRCPTVARNNVAVEIEDWIKGKVKKATRFPDDRMESTRKHKRPLLSDEDLTLTGQRVECDEQNIGEQKKKSISPDVLKRSFPSIHISKLSKSEIKAVIPKLFLQSSNLSCKFSSLFSDLYLSLEQRRIPIKHLVICLIGLEAYPPVYKNSGQLLFKDQQSRLFAAVDLTEVWCIIKYYCSYFNYYIIEHITCRLGTDEDKQRMLSYKNAFSQYAERRVYECPAEFGSFNDDDCTIIVKLDKSYDDCTADQLIILKDKLCDIFNISHNGVLRLCAVEQGCYELTFQAPLFIQESIFPLSLEQETALNELKIVWLLCGNYEFSASKLNQESHENYSSDDERDDDHPDIKVMHVYNRHADDISKAMERAHAVMQPAEKFNDYVPSDSGIGYDAESKSFFTELLITAVQRGHLHILEYLAIECHWECSNLFHEKISLLNFAITSGHLNVVRFLISETDNLYHPKEVVFPLHLACYSGHKHIVEFLIEEHGADLTQIDQQGMSPLHYAACSGQCDVVRCLIEYKADLYSGLKGVGTPLHSAVSAGKLNVVQYFVNELNVSPNVSDYIGFTPLHCACLNGDTKIIQFFIENKDCDLSSRNINKNPPLMLAVHNGHLKAVDLMVKTKRCDLLMKDHNDNNMLHVAAQNGHLDIVKYIISEQLIDLNIKGYVGKTALSAACYSGHEDVVKYLTIDCKCSLQSDNSGVAPLHEAAVAGHLNLVTFLIYELRCDPYCVDDSGATPLHSAITCEQTEVAKFFIKDLKFDPNLLDKQGYTPIICYLFYSSKYNENVMKYFINVLKCDPTIILRDGNNILHFAAQAGNFEVFKVLTSILGKDSPLVSATNQNNLSPIHIACYRGHLEIVKFLILGCKCSTQPASDGVTLLHGAAAAGQINVIEFLINDLHWDRLTVNKHGHTPLHVAIARGRVELSKYFVKDLNCDPNILDYAGSTPLMSYVHNPSSVLSTVWCFVNELKCDPTISGVLGKSALHIAAQMGNLEVFKFLASAFVNVNVDVLASDDDQITSLHEAARAGYLRIVKFLTKTMNCNPLCCDKSGATPLHFAMKSGNLKICDFLVKELKCDPNVQDFNGETPLWHILKAFKLGHTKLKYLIHELKCDPAIPRKDGSNVLHLVAQNGDFDTLKFLSSVSQMKMFICNDACVTPLHIACECSHLNIIEFLSANLRRRTISEVVDQNRLSPLHYAVKGGHLDAVKMLVLDKSHNPYCFDLTGNTPFHLATQLGHLEIVQWFFSGLSLDPNICTNNILGFTPLHIACFNDNEKLVRYFIDLPTCDMFMRSRVKGMTGLHIAAQGGHAKILKLLTAIPNCDLLCKSFNGFTALQLAVDLGNFECTVMLASALKLQGKQLLNVDMVSQTGLTILHSACYQKNVKIVKYLLNEIDEDFVQITDEINKTPLFSAVHANNTEVFDYLINKNPRSVHSQDIHGNTVLHIAAFEGHSNIAETIMLDHAVDPLLQNYVGTTPLHLACANGNKPLVTFLNSFDGVLDIQGINHHTPLHTAALEGHLHIIKILVAHKQFDHGHFFRLDGQGNIPCYLAAYQGFIHNVNFIVEYCLQNQPFAIALHMEKIKMFLDIAKIKGRICTQKLLAHRAAEKRYVSALDYFFKEESYNPNCRDSLRRTPLHYAAMTYKNERCLQFLLDAGSNLMAEDVFHNQPIHYAVALGHIVNARHLLLKYEKLSPSRTRGILGMSLLDIARAGGHSNVYQELLYSDSN encoded by the exons ATGGAATTAATTATAGGAGACCAGGACTTTCGAAGTCAACTTGCCCAAAAAATGA ATGCTGAGCTGAACTGTGATGATTTATCTGATATCAAGTCAAATCTTTATAATGCTCGCTCAAAGTGGGAAGATATTAGATTGTCACTAAATATTGATTTAGAAACATTAACGTGTGTAAAATCACTTAATCGAGAGCGCCATGACGACTGCCTCCAAGAGATGTTGGCTCATCGTCTACAAGCTACTCCCAGTCTTACCTGGAGGATGCTGTGTGAGTGTCTTAGATGTCCAACTGTGGCACGTAACAACGTAGCTGTGGAGATTGAAGACTGGATAAAAG GAAAAGTAAAAAAAGCAACAAGATTTCCAGATGACAGGATGGAGTCAACAA GGAAACACAAGAGACCCCTTCTCTCTGACG AAGATCTCACGTTGACGGGCCAAAGAGTTGAATGTGATGAACAAAATATTG GAGAGCAGAAAAAAAAATCTATTTCTCCTGATGTTTTAAAAAGATCGTTTCCCAGCATTCATATTAGCAAGCTGAGTAAAAGTGAAATTAAAGCAGTTATTCCGAAGTTGTTCCTTCAGTCATCGAATCTTTCTTGCAAATTCAGCAGTCTCTTTTCGGATTTGTACCTCTCACTTGAACAGAGAAGGATTCCAATAAAACATTTAGTTATTTGCTTGATCGGTCTTGAAGCTTATCCACCAGTTTATAAAAACTCCGGTCAACTGCTATTTAAAGACCAACAGTCAAGATTATTTGCTGCTGTAGATCTCACTGAAGTGTGGTGTATTATTAAGTATTACTGCTCGTACTTCAACTATTACATAATTGAGCATATTACATGCCGGTTAGGAACAGACGAAGACAAGCAAAGAATGTTGTCATATAAGAATGCTTTTTCACAGTATGCTGAGCGTCGTGTGTACGAGTGTCCAGCTGAATTCGGTTCCTTCAATGATGATGATTGTACCATTATTGTGAAGCTTGATAAAAGTTACGACGATTGTACGGCTGACCAATTAATTATTCTTAAGGATAAGCTTTGTGATATATTCAATATTTCACACAATGGGGTTTTGCGCCTGTGTGCTGTTGAACAAGGTTGCTATGAACTCACATTCCAAGCTCCATTATTTATTCAAGAATCTATCTTTCCACTTTCATTGGAGCAAGAAACTGCTCTCAACGAACTTAAAATTGTGTGGTTACTTTGCGGGAATTACGAATTCTCTGCATCAAAATTGAATCAG GAATCACATGAAAATTACAGCTCTGATGACGAGAGAGATGACGATCACCCAGATATAAAAGTAATGCATGTTTATAATCGGCATGCAGATGACATTTCTAAGGCAATGGAACGTGCTCATGCTGTGATGCAGCCAGCAGAAAAATTCAACGACTATGTTCCATCCGACTCAGGAATTGGATATGATGCCGAATCTAAATCATTTTTCACTGAA TTACTTATTACAGCTGTTCAGAGAGGGCACTTGCACATTTTAGAATATCTCGCTATTGAATGCCATTGGGAATGTTCCAATCTTTTTCATGAGAAGATATCTCTTCTAAACTTTGCTATTACATCTGGTCACTTAAATGTTGTGCGTTTTCTGATTTCAGAGACAGATAATTTGTATCATCCTAAAGAAGTAGTCTTTCCTCTTCACCTTGCTTGCTACAGTGGACACAAACACATTGTTGAATTCTTGATTGAGGAACATGGTGCAGATCTTACTCAAATTGACCAGCAAGGGATGTCACCACTTCATTATGCTGCTTGTTCGGGTCAGTGTGATGTGGTTCGTTGTCTAATTGAATATAAAGCTGACCTTTACAGTGGATTGAAAGGGGTAGGTACTCCTTTACATTCTGCAGTATCAGCTGGAAAATTGAATGTTGTCCAGTACTTTGTTAATGAGCTGAATGTAAGTCCAAACGTTTCGGATTACATAGGATTTACCCCACTTCATTGTGCATGTTTAAATGGAGATACAAAAATCATTCAATTTTTCATAGAGAATAAGGATTGTGATCTCTCTTCTCGAAACATCAATAAGAATCCACCTTTAATGTTAGCAGTTCATAATGGGCATCTAAAAGCTGTCGATTTGATGGTTAAAACCAAAAGATGCGACCTATTAATGAAAGATCATAATGACAATAACATGTTACATGTTGCTGCTCAGAATGGGCACCTTGATATTGTAAAATACATCATCTCTGAACAACTAATTGATTTAAATATTAAAGGTTATGTAGGTAAAACGGCTTTATCAGCTGCCTGCTATTCTGGTCATGAAGATGTTGTTAAATATCTAACCATTGACTGTAAATGTTCCTTACAATCTGATAACAGCGGTGTGGCTCCTCTCCATGAAGCTGCCGTCGCTGGTCATCTCAACCTAGTGACGTTTTTAATATATGAATTACGTTGTGATCCTTACTGTGTTGACGATAGTGGTGCTACGCCTCTACATTCTGCAATCACATGTGAGCAGACAGAAGTAGCAAAGTTTTTCATTAAAGATTTGAAGTTTGATCCAAATCTTTTGGACAAGCAAGGATACACGCCTATTATTTGCTATCTTTTTTACTCTtcaaaatacaatgaaaatgtTATGAAGTACTTCATCAATGTACTGAAATGTGATCCAACGATTATTTTGAGAGATGGGAATAACATATTGCATTTTGCAGCCCAAGCAGGAAATTTTGAAGTTTTCAAGGTTCTTACATCAATTCTCGGAAAGGACTCTCCACTTGTTTCTGCTACTAACCAAAATAATTTGTCCCCTATTCATATTGCTTGCTATCGTGGACACTTAGAAATTGTAAAATTTCTAATTCTTGGTTGCAAATGTTCTACCCAGCCTGCGAGTGATGGCGTGACCCTACTACATGGGGCAGCTGCTGCTGGTCAGATCAACGTGATAGAGTTTTTGATCAATGATTTGCACTGGGACCGTTTAACTGTGAACAAACATGGTCATACACCTCTACATGTTGCAATTGCACGAGGCAGGGTAGAACTATCAAAATATTTTGTAAAGGATCTGAATTGTGACCCAAATATTCTAGACTATGCTGGTAGTACTCCTTTAATGTCCTATGTTCACAATCCGAGTTCTGTATTGAGCACTGTTTGGTGTTTTGTGAATGAACTTAAATGTGATCCAACAATTAGTGGTGTTTTAGGGAAAAGTGCTCTGCACATCGCTGCTCAAATGGGTAATCTAGAAGTTTTTAAATTTCTTGCATCTGCTTTTGTGAATGTCAATGTTGATGTATTAGCCTCCGATGACGATCAAATTACTTCATTACATGAAGCTGCTCGTGCTGGTTATCTGAGAATAGTGAAATTTTTAACTAAAACTATGAACTGCAATCCTCTTTGCTGTGACAAGAGTGGTGCTACTCCCCTACACTTTGCAATGAAGAGTGGAAACTTGAAAATATGTGATTTTTTGGTCAAAGAGTTGAAGTGTGACCCAAATGTTCAAGATTTTAATGGGGAAACTCCACTGTGGCATATTCTTAAAGCTTTTAAACTTGGTCACACTAAATTAAAGTACTTGATTCATGAGCTGAAATGTGATCCAGCAATTCCAAGAAAAGATGGGAGCAATGTATTACATCTTGTGGCACAAAACGGTGATTTTGATACTCTGAAATTTCTTTCTTCAGTGTCTCAAATGAAAATGTTTATTTGTAATGACGCTTGTGTAACACCTCTTCACATTGCTTGCGAATGTAGTCACTTAAATATTATAGAATTTCTATCTGCAAATCTACGTAGAAGAACAATTTCTGAAGTAGTTGATCAAAACAGGCTTTCACCACTACATTATGCTGTTAAAGGTGGGCATTTAGATGCGGTTAAAATGCTAGTGCTGGACAAATCACATAATCCCTATTGTTTCGATCTTACTGGAAATACTCCATTTCACTTAGCCACACAATTGGGCCATTTAGAAATTGTTCAGTGGTTTTTCTCAGGCTTGTCACTAGATCCTAATATTTGTACGAACAATATATTGGGCTTCACTCCACTGCATATTGCGTGTTTTAATGACAATGAAAAATTAGTAAGATATTTCATTGACCTCCCTACTTGTGATATGTTTATGAGAAGCCGAGTGAAAGGTATGACAGGTCTGCATATTGCTGCTCAAGGAGGTCACGCTAAAATACTTAAATTGTTGACAGCTATACCTAACTGTGATCTATTATGCAAGTCCTTTAATGGTTTTACTGCTTTGCAACTCGCTGTCGATCTCGGGAattttgaatgtacagtaaTGTTAGCTTCAGCACTTAAACTGCAAGGGAAACAGCTTCTAAATGTTGACATGGTCAGTCAAACAGGACTTACTATTTTGCACTCAGCGTGCTATCAAAAAAATGTTAAAATTGTCAAATATCTGTTAAATGAGATTGATGAAGATTTTGTTCAAATAACTGACGAAATTAATAAGACCCCTCTATTCAGTGCTGTTCATGCTAATAATACTGAAGTATTTGACTACCTCATCAACAAGAATCCTCGAAGTGTGCATTCACAAGATATTCATGGAAACACAGTTCTGCACATAGCAGCATTTGAAGGCCATTCGAACATTGCTGAGACAATTATGTTGGACCATGCTGTGGATCCACTCTTACAAAATTACGTTGGAACAACACCCCTTCATCTAGCATGTGCCAATGGAAACAAACCTCTAGTAACATTTCTAAATTCCTTTGATGGAGTATTGGACATTCAGGGCATAAATCACCACACGCCACTTCATACTGCTGCTTTAGAGGGTCATCTGCACATTATCAAGATATTAGTAGCACATAAACAATTTGACCATGGTCATTTCTTCCGTTTGGATGGTCAGGGTAATATACCATGTTACTTGGCGGCTTATCAAGGTTTCATACATAATGTAAATTTCATTGTTGAATATTGTTTGCAGAATCAGCCGTTTGCAATTGCTTTACATATGGAAAAGATTAAAATGTTTCTTGATATTGCAAAAATAAAAGGACGAATATGCACGCAAAAATTGCTTGCACACAGGGCTGCTGAAAAGCGATACGTAAGTGCCCTTGATTATTTTTTCAAGGAAGAGTCGTACAATCCGAATTGTAGAGACTCATTACGAAGAACCCCGCTTCACTATGCTGCAATGACTTATAAGAATGAAAGGTGCCTACAATTTCTTCTGGACGCTGGATCCAACTTAATGGCAGAAGATGTATTTCACAATCAACCTATTCACTATGCTGTTGCCCTTGGACACATAGTTAATGCTAGACATCTTTTACTCAAATATGAAAAACTGAGTCCTTCTAGAACCAGAGGAATTCTCGGTATGAGCTTACTGGATATCGCTAGAGCTGGAGGACACTCAAATGTCTATCAAGAATTGTTGTATAGTGACAGTAATTAA
- the LOC135344577 gene encoding uncharacterized protein LOC135344577, producing the protein MENFKSVGDLVRHLRLKEEFLATEVTKDDMLSLSRILDDWRTFGRTAGLSEADIVAIQNDGVSEADRRFKTFEAWHNSCVFFAHYHKLFEILFKMTRFDIILKVCNLPRDVSIYLEEEEVSLPVTIELLKQQYNLSEDQFHQQIPDYLLFDIAVCIPKWLKFADMLGLNNKDKLHIRRDNKLCTNFMRSQRALEIWYWRDPHKATFGEILSSFLLCQDVEVAVKIIEEVLLVNQEELIVCGGAQTEKKKMRMVEHISSISRRVPKLTRQVDKFDDETLALNSLKLMKMEFGIVYSCLRRAMQQRNVLASDLLSHLIDIEMFGPEMRPHYTNTKDITLGTALSLADDLPTLDSLFHLMAPYCSWFNHLLVENIIKVYFIDSDEHYIHRILSVFKSKFQDYCKNRRVDVDQDFGPVDKSRCTYVCFKIDREWNNMRVEHLPHIIESLAKALDVRKQNLILCTVQDGCLEIVIAMPVHFEKKLFPLQAKVHNALKDVGVLMCNPHKKLYVNETALMDFNESNVNETALVDFNKRNQILMRLRRIGDNYSNQIRHEIQHQISHDLMGPYALRLPTTCYQWQLFSLRYGAYAANIVCFAIPYLLRLNYRYTAVFRCAGAVVALALEYRSACSTMSTSGRVDNLEVLNPKVVRVVRMVEVSSNVGILVGYAMIYGFLPRTLVGNATTNVLSRRILLTIPSQNIFGRYAMTIPSRNINVILGRYAMTYAFSRRIPMTVVLLLTSGSLFGMGARFWAHLVFWYRLISLFRNDIMGARFWVHLVFWYRVISLLV; encoded by the exons ATGGAAAATTTCAAGAGTGTTGGTGATCTTGTACGACATCTGAGGCTCAAGGAAGAGTTTCTTGCTACTGAGGTTACGAAGGACGACATGCTGTCATTATCAAGAATTTTGGATGATTGGAGAACATTTGGCAGAACTGCTGGCCTTAGTGAGGCAGATATTGTTGCGATACAAAATGATGGTGTCAGTGAGGCAGATCGACGATTCAAAACATTTGAAGCATGGCATAACAGCTGTGTGTTTTTTGCACACTACCATAAACTGTTCGAAATTCTATTTAAAATGACGAGGTTTGACATTATTTTGAAAGTGTGTAACCTACCAAGAGATGTTTCAATTTATCTGGAGGAGGAGGAAGTGAGCTTACCGGTTACAATTGAGTTGCTAAAACAACAGTATAATCTATCGGAGGATCAGTTTCACCAGCAGATACCAGATTATCTGTTATTTGACATAGCTGTGTGCATCCCTAAGTGGCTTAAATTTGCTGACATGCTTGGACTAAATAACAAGGACAAGCTACACATTCGCAGGGATAATAAGCTGTGTACAAATTTTATGCGCTCACAACGAGCTCTTGAGATATGGTACTGGAGAGACCCTCACAAAGCTACGTTTGGAGAGATTCTCAGTAGTTTTTTGCTCTGCCAAGATGTTGAAGTTGCTGTCAAGATTATTGAGGAAGTTTTGCTTG TAAATCAGGAAGAACTAATAGTGTGTGGTGGTGCACAGACCGAAAAGAAGAAAATGCGTATGGTTGAACACATTAGTTCCATTAGTCGGAGAGTTCCAAAGCTAACACGTCAAGTCGATAAATTTGATGATGAAACTTTAGCTTTAAATTCTCTCAAATTAATGAAAATGGAGTTTGGCATTGTATATTCGTGCCTTAGAAGAGCTATGCAACAACGTAATGTTCTAGCATCTGATTTATTGAGCCACCTTATAGACATTGAAATGTTTGGTCCAGAAATGAGACCACATTATACAAATACCAAAGATATAACTCTTGGTACCGCATTGTCCCTTGCTGATGATTTGCCAACCTTAGATAGTCTTTTCCATCTAATGGCTCCATACTGCTCTTGGTTTAATCATCTCCTGGTTGAAAATATCATAAAAGTGTATTTCATAGATAGTGATGAACATTACATACATAGGATACTCTCTGTATTTAAATCAAAATTTCAAGACTACTGTAAAAACCGTCGTGTTGACGTTGATCAAGATTTTGgtcctgttgacaaaagtagGTGTACCTATGTCTGCTTTAAGATTGATCGTGAATGGAATAACATGCGTGTTGAACACCTGCCCCACATCATTGAGAGTTTAGCCAAAGCACTTGATGTCAGAAAACAGAATCTTATTTTGTGCACCGTCCAAGATGGCTGTCTTGAGATAGTTATAGCCATGCCTGTGCATTTCGAAAAGAAACTTTTTCCTCTTCAGGCAAAAGTTCACAATGCTTTGAAAGACGTGGGAGTGCTGATGTGTAACCCTCATAAAAAACTTTATGTAAACGAGACGGCTCTTATGGATTTCAATGAAAGTAATGTAAATGAGACGGCTCTTGTGGATTTCAATAAAAGGAATCAGATTCTGATGAGACTGAGAAGAATAGGGGATAACTACAGTAATCAAATTCGGCATGAAATTCAGCATCAAATCAGCCACGACCTCATGGGTCCCTACGCATTACGGCTTCCAACTACATGTTATCAATGGCAGTTATTTTCCTTAAGATATGGTGCATATGCTGCGAATATTGTTTGCTTTGCAATTCCATACCTGCTTCGACTAAACTATAGATACACTGCTGTATTTAGATGTGCTGGTGCTGTTGTTGCTTTAGCATTAGAGTATAGATCTGCTTGCTCGACAATGAGCACATCTGGTCGAGTTGATAATCTTGAGGTATTGAATCCCAAAGTTGTACGAGTTGTAAGAATGGTTGAAGTAAGCAGCAATGTTGGAATATTGGTTGGATATGCAATGATTTACGGATTTTTACCAAGAACATTGGTCGGAAATGCAACGACAAACGTACTTAGTAGGCGTATACTCCTGACAATACCAAGCCAAAATATATTTGGCCGATATGCAATGACAATACCAAGCAGAAATATTAATGTAATATTGGGCCGATATGCAATGACATACGCATTTAGTAGGCGTATACCAATGACTGTTGTTCTTTTACTTACTAGTGGATCTTTGTTTGGAATGGGTGCTAGATTTTGGGCCCATCTTGTTTTTTGGTATAGATTAATTTCTTTGTTTCGAAATGATATAATGGGTGCTAGATTTTGGGTCCATCTTGTTTTTTGGTATAGAgtaatttctcttttagtttAA